AGTTACGAACGAATAAGGGGGTATTCTAGGAGAATGGACCTTTGCAAGGTTGACTATGTGGTAGccaacatcggggaaggtggcggaaactAACTCTCGAATTTAAACTTAAGGAAATATCGAGAGCAAAATAAagaggtatcatgggaagtttcaaGCGGGCAGGCGATCGTTCAATGCTTGAAACAGTGTGTggaaggggttcagagcaacgggaataagtattgtatTTCATACCAGAAGGGATGATCTTTGGATGGTGGctcatgaattacatacgaagccaagcgtgaggaataacttTTGAAACAGGGTGTAcatgagagtcaggtttcgatcctgtggaactgtgggttatgggcccaccatacGGGATAAAGGTAGAaggagcggtgacatcttgcacgagcatgatagcaaggcatgtcagagggtagcccgtcagttatgtcggcaacaatgtcggtaccaagggcgagggacgaagagaaccatttttcTGCTCGTTTGAacaaggcggaccaataggcaaagttctcgtccatcggtggttatcGGAAAGTCATCAATAATAGTAACAGGTTCTTACTGACAGAGTGGTACAACGATGTGTTTACCTAAGCAGGAAATTATCACTGCTCAGTTAAGTAGaatacaagaaaggttaaacaaacaatggaaaggaaaatgtgtatTCACACCTATTtcgggggtatatccttcccaaggacaagcagagcatgatatccatgacagggtATAACGTACATAATCctttaggaaaggggagagaaattttaAGACATTACCCATGCAACAGTatttggataattgataaggtaatttagcattgtgcttcaaatgttttcattgaaaatcgaagTACCACACACATGCTTCGAgaaagcattgacatggtcttcaagcaaaagacggactttggatacacaaaggattcatcaggaacaacttatagaataagtcttacaatttcctcatggaagaatggctagCCTTGCTAAAAGGAAACCACAACAacaggtcctccggccaggtgtgctaggcatgacatcaccttatcAGGTCAAAAACTAATGTTATAACTCTTGCAaatatgtcccaaccatcatacctgaccgagattcagatccgattggtgtcaGGGTACCTCAGACcgaggatgcctgagaagaaaaaggTGCAACATAATTGACGAGGTGGCATTGTAAGATTCTCGAaaatgaactatggaagtgaGTTCCGAATCATGAGTTCATTATTAAATCAAGGAGAGAATGAGGAGGTGGTTGATGAACTCAgtgacaattcatcgagatttccaaaagatggatttccacaattacgtgaacaaggagatagcttttgtcagttcaaatgatataatgaggtatgctcgaggaaacatacACGATTCAACATTGGTTGACGGTGCACCCGAAATACGGACTTAGGTAGCACAAACAATGTTAGAATGgcgattcgataaccaatggtctaagaatgaaatgttgaccattaacttcaacgcaataaggttgctagaagttttAAAATTACTAGTCCATCTGTCGGTATTCCTGTTAGGaataacacggggaccaagaaaagaatggtgctggtgaagtatcacttatatcaagaattctcaagaggtggtgagattctcacgacattcctgacataaaagatggtaatactccaaggtaaagaagaacaattactggatagcaaggatctcaaggtatatcacaaagcacgaacaagtttgtgttgaaggaaaggcaataaagtggtcgctgataacacaaatcatcgtgAGCAAAGGGtggtatttctcatcaagaattcgatagatatcttggaagagctcaaaatgttgatgatgatcatgacacatttgtcgagaggtttcgaGAAGATGTAACTGATTggtgatgacatcaagtcaacggaatgatgaagcaaaaagttattggaaccatgggttcgacacaaactcgaaatcaagcttgctgttcaaggacaaacgatatgacgaggaagatcaattgtaagattagctcaccgtcgaaATTTATGCTCCGGGAATAAGGCCAGGTAGCATAGTTAAAGTTAGCACTATGATGATAGCCGATCAAGCTAGGATTGACATGCTCGAGTACAAACTCGTGAGTaaaggagattactaagagttgtttaatcgtgtTGCGGACCCGATTTAGTTATCGGTGTCCTCGAGTGACCTACAACTCGGAACCAGGAAACACTGGAATCGGTGAGGAATAATACTTGATGAAGGCTCATAATAAGCAACATGGTTCGATGATATTAtcgagataccagagggtaatactcAGAGGTAGAGCAACATAGAGGGTTGACAAGTGTATTGATCTGCAAAagacaagtactttaacttgtccgagaaaagGAATCAAGTAATATCAATATGGCCGAAACCATAGTTGCAAGGGATCCAATTCAAAGACACCGAAAGAATTATCCAACTGATTAAATTttttgcaagaagcttccatgataagttccacatcgggtccatgggcatgaacactacgttcaaggtcgactcccacttctttaatgcataacctttcattcacttctcgtcttcgaagaagttgcagtgttgaaattttatctggcgaagcaccagaagagtatgactcgtgaatactttcgggttcacacagttTTAAagaaggtataggttcaacccatcggggcagcttagaaacatataccacaagcttcaagagtaaatatcaccagctcgaaagcatagcatggttggccaaatcaaggaataggatttaccaatggcattatgtatcagggaaagaactcctTGAGGTTTTTGGTAAACATaggacactgtcggatgataAATTCAACAAAGGATCTGACGGTCCATAACGGAGGTGATGCGAGCATCGgtacacaaccagaggaagaaacaatgcaaaggcattggattatagaagcaactggctaattcaaagctcacatgtaaaggaattatgatttccaaatcaaaggatcagaagcaaacgctgtgattaaggatggataagttgagtaagcttaggggtaaaatcaacaacaatttgattggtcgagattcagctcatgtttaaaatgatgtctgagccgaaaggatgaattgtaggatctgattgaggattgcgagcattcgcaacattttgaatcaacggactcaaaatgataatgacaagggatgccaatatgattacgagacttatgggattaaccataatgcaagcaagcaagaatttcaagagcaatacgctcctgaggatttttggaagatcgaatggtatttcgaagattggtgacatacatgaatcaactggggatgagtggatgctcggtaagtgcgagaaattatccgtagggatattcatgtggcaagaactgcaaggcagtaggcacaaagtattctcgaaacattagagagaatttcggggtatcttgtaataacaagatcaactaggaataaaagtaagaacgaaaggtgtaagtatttatccatagggatgtttcggtggtagggaattgcaaaagcgacatgcacaaggtctcgagagaatatcggagagtatcttcaaaTTCTTCTGGTTCACGGagcaatcatctggagtgaggggttctccgggaggaagtagtaaCGAGATCCTAAAGTTAGAATTTAGTAAATTCATtaaacccgaataggagagagatcagagtcccagagtaaaggtggaggaataaaagatcctactactacccaatggcgacgtgggcccgtaagccgcacagccatgttagtaaaagttttcaatgactagactcgacttcggccaaggagttgggaaggggattcctacagccagtcggctctgataccaatttgGCCCGGGCGCAGCCAGGCCACGACCAGAGGCGACGCCGGGCGCGCGGGGAGTACGGGGGCCGGCGGCTGCGGTGAGCGTGGCAGGTAGCGGGTTCCGTCCATGGCGGCAGATATGACTAGGGACACGCgtgggtcagctcgttgagtacccgcaagtgattctgatgagggggctgaaaggacaggtggctccatcccggtagaggtgggcctgggttcctgacggcccccgactgttactttgtggcggagcgacagggcgggctgataccacaacgtcgagtgcccataactttcccacgtagttggttagtgcgtagagaccaaatggccagactcagatcaaataccaagaactcgttaagcgtgttatttttaagtatccgcggacgccgaccaaggccaggcccacctctctcctaggtggtctcaacccgccctgtcgctccgccacaaagtaacagtcgggggccgtcaggaacccaggcccacctctaccgggatggagccacctgtcctttcagccccctcatcagaatcacttgcgggtactcaacgagctgacccgactttagtcaccacatgtgtcatgtatataaagtatatagtatatacccgtgatcacgtCCCTAGTGATCATGGCctgatagtatagcatggcagacagacaagaatgtagggccactgatggaacactagcatcctatactaagcagtaggatagcaggtaagggtaacaactgtagcaacaatgacaggctatgcagcagaataggattaaccgaaagcagtaacatgctacaatcttctaatgcaagcagtatagagaagaataggcgatatctggtgatcaacgGGGGGGCTTGACTGGAAGCTCAGctgagaaggaggggtcgtcaacaccgtagtcgtactgggtagcagcggtgtcggtctcggtgtctagcgagagaagagggggaagaaacaataaatacaatgcaaacaaatgcatgacgatgcataacataacaaagcgtgatgctaggggtgcccaatcgcggtaataggtgatactggcgaagggggaaacacccgggaaagtattcccggtgtttcgcgtttccggacagatgaaccggaggggggaaagttgtgagttcgataggttagggatgtgtggtggacgaacgggatgcatatccggatttgtctcgtcgttctgagcaactttcatgtacaaagtattttcatccgagttacggattattttatatgaatttctAAAGTTTAAATGAATTTCTAAATTTCTTGGATATAAATTAATTCGAAAATCATTTAATGTTAAATGCTAAGTGTACACAGAAAATGTACACAGCAGTGTGCTTGTGAGGTTGACAATGGGACCCGGGGTGTGCTGAGTCAGCAGTCAAAGTCAATGTTGAACAGTCAATAGATTTATTTAAATGGGTTTATATATTTGTGGGGCCGACATGTAATAGGAACAAGTTATATCAAAGGTTATTTAacagggggtcccacatgtcatagagtACAACTAAATTAAACCTAAACATAAAATTAAACTAAAAGTGGGGGGCCCTTGGCTTAAGTGGGGATTAGCCCCTCTCCTATTCTAAACTGGGGCCGGTCTCAGAGGCCGGGCACACACGCGGCCTCATAGAGGAGGGTCGGCGGCCACGGCGGGAAGCTCCGCCGGTGGCGGCTGAGCAAGGACTAGCAGCGGCCGCAGCGCAACCGCAACGAGCAGCAGAGCAGGCGCGCAGCAGCACTAGCGACGGCTGCatgcgcgcgcgggggggggggggttggcagACGCGGCATGGGCGTGGCGCGGGCGCAGCCAGGCCACGGCCAGAGGCGGCGCCGGGCGCGCGGGGAGTACGGGGGCCGGCGGCTGCGGTGAGCGCGGCGGGTAGCGGGTTCCGTCCATTGCGGCAGATACGACTAGGGGACGCGCGTGAGCAAAAAGGAGTGGGGGGAATCAGCGGGAGCTCACAGCGAGCTCGAGGAAGACGATGCGGGTCGAAGCAGTGGCGGTGATTCCCGGCGATCCACCATAGTCGAGGGAGACGACCCGATGGCGGTGATTCCCAGCGATCCAGCCCGTGAGGGTACCGTGTAGAGGACGAAGGCGAGGAGGCGGACCTCCTGGAGATGTTTGAGCGGCGCAGGCGTGGTTGATGGGGAGCGTTCAGGATGGCTCCACTCGATTTGGTGCTCAGAACGGATGAAGTAGACCGCGACGATTCTCCTGGATGTCTTGGCGTGACGAGGGGAGGCTGGGGGCCACGACTACTGCAACGATGAGCACGGTCACCGCGTCGAGCTCCGATCTTGATTTGTAGTGGATGAGGAGGGGGTGGGCGAGGGGATTAGGGGGGGCTAGGGTTGACCAGGCGAGGGGGGAGCTTTATAGGGCGCCGAGGTCACCTGGATGCGTGCCGTGTGGCTATCCACGCCATGGACGCGCCATCTGCGTCCACGGGGTGGGGGGAACAGGGGAAGGGGAACGAGGGGGTTAGGTGGGCCGGCCGGGCAGCTTTTGCCAAttgggccaagtggcccgggggtggtttggccttttttttcctttgattcttttgccttttattttccttttgttttcttttaatgttttatttttcttttactattttattttagtctttcttttactttagttttatacTTTATAATCTAATTTCCTAAATTAGTGTTACAGCATAACCCAATGCCACAAAAACTTTTACCccaaaataaaatagtttagcaTTTTACAAAATACCAAAGGCATTCAAATAATTGTTTTAGCTACTGTTTTGTTCATTTTTGGGTATTCAAACATTTAATAAAAGTGTGATTTCTACACCATAATTACTTGTGCATTATTTCACTCACacagaacattttagttttaatatttgaaaacgtTTATTGTTTGTtagattttgaatttgaattcaaaccggtttcgaactaacgcgagattagcaacagtaatcgaggtgacatggcatcattagcggaggttcactgtagcttaactatccaGGCGTCAcaaagtggtaggtagcgcggcatagtaatatagcgaacaactagcaagtaaagatagaagtgatttcaagggtatggtcatcttgcctgaaattccgcaaggaagaagaacgagtccatgaataagaaaaacggacgtagtcgaacggatcctcacaatcgcaacataaccggaactatcaaggagaagcgcaaccggaaagaaggaaacatcatggcaaacaaccatcacataaacatggcatgatgcacaacaaagtatgatgcatgtccagtttAAATATGCAtagcatggcaaagtgcaacaaacaacactacaaattaagtgaagctcaatatgcaacgagttgcatattgactaAACTTCAcaacaattatttagttctctcccatTTGAACTactcaacaatattaaatgttggttaacatggcaagaggtgaggcataagTAAACTagctatctaggcaagtttaaatgaggccggaacaacaaataacaattccagTAAATCTTCatatgcatatttcaaatttgctactgttctgccctaaaccatactttagagttgttaaacatgcaaagtaatgccaccatgttaaacaatgcatttttccaccccatttacatataaagtttattaaatttgagctacggttatttagttatgaaataaatcattttaacatggcatttgagcaaatttaaacaaacaacaatttaaacattttaaacatgcatgaaagcAGCATaatatgaaactagatgaaattctaagcattttacatatttaaatCATTTTGATCCAATGCACCAtttgtgagttattaaatgcatgatctagagggacttCTCTGCAAAACAGAAAATCTCTGGAATAATGCTAAATTCGCTGGACCAGGAAAAAACACGCACAGGTCGGATTGCAGCATACCGCAGCAGCCCAGGAGGATTTGGCCCAAGTGGTTGAGTGACTGTTTGGCAAAATAAAAGAAACAGGGCCGTCCGGgactcgaacccaggacctcctgatGTGTCTTCGAGGGAACAACCAGTAGGCTAGTTGATCTGCTTGTAGTGGAACATACTGACAACTCTAAATAACCTATATGCCAGAACGGATCTAGGAACAGAACGAAGCTTCAGTTATGGAGGACGTTCTCACAGCGGGAAAAACAGAGGCCGGCGGCCATGGCGATGCTGGCCCTTGGCTGTCTGGGTAAGCAGAAGGAGCTGGGCGCCCCTAGCCTTGCGCACACGCGAGCGCTGACAGGGGCGAACGAGGCACTGGGGCGCCACTGGATCAGCTGCACGCAGCGATACAGAGCAGTGACAGAACTTGGCGCGGCTTCAGCAGGATCGCGGGACAGGCAGAGGTCGGGAGGGCAGCAGCGGCTAGACCCTGGTGCGAGCGAGGCAGGGTTGGTGGCGCGGACGACGCGGAGACGGCTGGATCCGGGCGGCGAGGCGCCGAATCCCCACTTGGCCGAGGCAGGGAAGGCCGGCGACGAGTTTTCTGCACGGAGATGGCGACGAGGGATTAGAGATGAGAGAGAGACGGGGACGCGCGACGGCGGGGTCTCACCGGCGAGGTCCGGCGTGGGACGGGAGGCCATGTGGACTGGGAGTGGCTGGGCTGTGGTCGACGGAAGGCGGACTTGGCGAGAGCTCCTGGCGACGAGGCGTGATGCAGGAGAGGTAGACGAGGTCCCGTACGGGCGACGATGATGCAACAGGAACTCGCCGGCGTTGAGGATGATGGCCGGGCGCAACGCGAAGCACCAAGGGGCGGCCATGGCGTCTCCTGACAGAGAGGAACAGGAGAGGGTGAGTGGCTAGGCGGGACAacagagggaggaggacgaggaaggCAGAGAAACCACAGGAGGAGGAGAAGGGCAGCGGGGCTTATctcgtggtcggggcaggggcttgaGGGCGCGCATGGTCGGGCTCCAGGTGGTGCTCGAAGCAGGGGATCCAGGGCGCGCGGATCCCGTTGGAGCTCGAGGGCGAGGGCGCCGCAAGGCGGCTGATCTGGTTGGGCggatcgggagggatcccgaTGAGGATGTGGCTGGTTGGGCAGGTGGAGGGCAGGGAAGAAATTGAGGAGGGACaaactggcggcggcggcggagggattTGGAGGATGGGACGGTTGGTCTATATATAGCAAAGTGGGTCCAGGTTTGGACCCTCTGATTTACATTGGACGGTCGAGATAAAAAGGTTAAGAGAGATCCAATAATAAATCGAAGATATTAGAAGGATGTTTGGagatgatccgaatccaacggtgatgactgagcgggtcgggttcgggaaaGTCTCGGACACGCGCGAGGGGTCTGGGAGAGGTTGACAAAGACAAAGAGGCCTGACAAAAGGTCAACGGGGGCAAAGAGAGAAGAGGCGACCACGAACGACTacgagttttatgaaaacatgtagatgcaatgcaaatgatgacatgatgaaatgcaacataCAAATAAAACACACAGCGGTCACACAAaacatggaaggcatctggagcgtcggtctcggggtgtcacaacactcctccacttacaagagatctcgtcccgagatctagggatggcaccggagagaagcggaagaggaagatataaaacaaagttgcttcttcgacaaacgagtgaaaccatgaaccttgagaggttgaacaaagtgaaagaaagaatacaatggagatgacgagattgcaaacactccgttatcaaataggaacaaggaacattacaagaaccttgtaggttgaaaggcatgaaacaagagcttaacaAACAAAAGAGAATATGCAACCACCGGTATATTGTGATAGCCAAGGAACAAGAAATGATCTTGACAAAGCAAGAAGATGGTTCGAAGAGAGAAATATGACAATGCCTCcggtagaaatgaaagaatgcaatgaaaagaacagagaagaaaacaacatgttctacaagtgaatttgagagagcatccttaaaagaaggatagaacggagttgttgaaaaatcaacaaagaaaggatatgatcttcgtgggcttatggagacatctcaaaacttgaggtgaaattctgccactaacgaaaaatattgcttgcttgagatcaacgaagagatgaaaacttctctcgccgagaggataggagaaaacttggatcattgatagacaccacaattagcaacattccttcgAGAAGGCTTTAAGTGAGATCTATACCAAGATAACATCAACGAAGAAATTGTTGGGTTGAAAAGATACCATGAACGAAGAAAATAggatgggtttaaatatctcattcttgataacttgtgaatcatgaaacatgaaaaaagttgtcaagaatgacatatcACCATCTCAaaataaggtagaaagaattgcacttcagaatgcaagatgaagaatgcttgaactcctcaaaacaaaacatgtgttaaGCACCCTATTTAATTTTGAGTATggcttggcggatcataacttcgagagaaatcttgaaaaaataattgaagaatgaaaggaatccttcacgaaccaccatgtagagcctccatgaagtactccggtaaacaaaaggatgatagaaaaaaaataagttaacaacacaaggtgaagccttgcaatgatttagatggagcttcagGACGATATAATGAGAAAACTttgaactccggaaaagaaaagatgaagcatctcgaaccgagaatgtgatatcATGAACAAACTCCGGAAAGAAGAAactagatcacttggatgaaacaataataagaattacgttatgcgtatcgttcaccaatttaaattgatgacaagcaacggatttggcatactacttattctcgtagaaagtattaagagagatatagcgtaAACTTGGAGAAGGTATTGATGGAACCACCGGTTGGATTTGGaaacaacgaatgaattgatatgataaccaagaaaagagaactcttgaacgaaccaccgtaagaattgaaaatgaacgaagaaaagataaagaaacaccgggaagaattagaaaatgaacgaagatacttgagagaatttagatacaagtgaacgcagagatcccgagctgattagataatacttgaatgatgcaccggtatgatttggagaacgagagctgaaagcttgaatgaataattctgagatgatgggctccggagaatcaaactgaaaagactcatgaaatgctccggatgggtgaaaagaattctcacaatcaaaaacaattatgagaggatagcatcaagctagaaccatgaatcttgaagagaatggagcaagatttaagagaaactcttcttcggtcttcaaatgttgagaatgacgatgagaaaaaccaccatgaattgttgaggcactccggaatgaaaattagaaaggttgaaccaacgatgaaaagaatttgaaatatcttggagaaagacatttgactgatgataattcattcttacgtcaaactttgcaatgaatttgagaataactccggaaagaattagaagagtgAGGTAAGaacctgggaaaagacctgtgggttagggcccactcaaaagaaccaccgttgaacgattgcttgaaaagagagattgcacttgttgaattaaatggcttgaatgagatagcatcctcgaaatagcttgaacggattaagaatggaaatgcgaatcttctgagatatcttccgTACTCCGGAACACATGCATAGAGAGAAGAGCACGATTATGAGATGCTTAGATAAGAACTTCCAACATGGAAATCATGTGAAACAAGAGGAAGAGATATGATCAACAATGAAGCTTGACTTTTAGACCaccagagaaaaaaaagagaatgaagaatgatgaacttgaaatTTCCTTagcatcttcctgagaatcaccggataagaacattgaaagaaaagaatgaagagactttaCATCAATAAGATGGATACCCGAttagaaatctgagtccttgaagaaaaagggtgggagggtgggaaaaacaaaggcaacttgggacggatgaaacgaacaccattgagaaaaagcttagaattgatcttgcgaatgttgaaatgatcggatccacttgaagagaagcacgccggttggaaaatAGAATTGACATGACATTCTCGATAAACatgaaggattagtattcacatagaaatatgaggacaccgcttagaataaggtatggaatcaacacttgacttcgaagcaactcgaataccacagaccaaaacaaaacaaaggattggcttaggAAATAAGCcgaaaacaaacatatgatagatcccatatcatatcatgtgtctgttggaaagataatctaagagctacttgaattcccacttataaactcccgaaactttctggttatgcaatcaggtgttggggatacaggggacgcaatatatctcacccaaactaacaattcctagatccagctgtatccatccgtcaacacataagcaagaaaactccagaaatcgtgtacctcaacctttgaaaagcatctgttatacgagttatggcaatactcccaaactcccgccctagcactgggtggcatcgaggtgatctcaccaacaactgcataaaagagatttttgatgtcgccgaaactcaggtattccagaactgcaacgataaaattgtgacgacaacacctcggagctcaactccccgggacactgccacaacccctaaatgtcaggaggcaccaagaacaatgttctcatcacaaaaccatcgaaacgattccaagatacccgcgtgattctaaaaaaaattagtgaaatttgaggagaggaaagtcaaaacatctacgtcaggaggcctcagtagagcgacgaagggaccgaggagtaaaaagaatcctactctccgatatatatattcctaagactcaaaacattttgttctagactcaacaacgtcagcgattcgatcaagcagggggctcctaagtcggggatggctctgattaccaacttgtaacacccacgatgcggctatatctcccacgtgtcgaggcacgacttggaggcataaccgcatggtggttttgtcgcaagaagggtcatcttcacacaatcccatgtaatgaacaagaatgggataaagagttggcttacaatcgccacttcacacaatgatCAATTAATACATACATCAtccagagtacaatcaaggtccaactacgaaaccaaaataaaagaagaaaaccccaaatgctagatccccgatcgtcccaactaggctccactactgatcatcaggaaagaAACATAATAGCGACCCAAGTCTtcatcaaactcccacttgagttcggtagcatcgcctgcactggtatcctcggcacctacaattgttttggtagaatctgtgagtcacgaggactcagcaatctcacacccgcgagatcaagactatttaagcttatgggtaggagaggGGGAAagtggtggagctgcagcaagcactaagcatatatggtggctaacatacgcaagtgagagcgaggagagaagcaacgcacggtcgagaagctagaaatgatcaagaagtgat
This sequence is a window from Aegilops tauschii subsp. strangulata cultivar AL8/78 chromosome 7, Aet v6.0, whole genome shotgun sequence. Protein-coding genes within it:
- the LOC120968908 gene encoding uncharacterized protein; this encodes MAAPWCFALRPAIILNAGEFLLHHRRPYGTSSTSPASRLVARSSRQVRLPSTTAQPLPVHMASRPTPDLAENSSPAFPASAKWGFGASPPGSSRLRVVRATNPASLAPGSSRCCPPDLCLSRDPAEAAPSSVTALYRCVQLIQWRPSASFAPVSARVCARLGAPSSFCLPRQPRASIAMAAGLCFSRYTETDTAATQYDYGVDDPSFSAELPVKPPR